ACACCGCCGCGATACGCTGCTGGACCGGGAGGGGTGGGAGGGGAATCTCAAGGTTATTAATGTGCTCATTTCTAATATTGTTGATATTTGCGCCTTGAGCAAGAGAGGATATTGTGCTCCTATACTGTTGACTTTGGAAGTAATGAGCGAAGTAGCCGAGGTCAACTTCTCCGTGATTAGGGCGGATAACCTTACAGAAGGCGCCGAAGGCCACATCCATACCCTTCCGAACTCGCGCCGCCTTGCCAACCGCAGAAAGGCTCCCGCTCGATGCGGCGATCAGCACATCGCCTTCACGCAAGTATTGCTGTGGGGAGAGTTTCTTCGTGCTGACGAAGACAAGATCATCCAGCACAACCTCTCCATCTTGGATGTTGTTTGCCCTTACAACCGCGTGGTGTGTTTCCGATGCGTCAGGGGACAGATCAGCTTTATCGTAGGCGACTCCTCGAACCTGCTTGCTGATACTACCAACCTTCACTCTTTCCCACGTCATACCAGCATCTCCCGTAGACGCTTCAGCCCAGCTTGAATTTCAATTTCCAATTCGTCTAGTGTGTCAAGGATCTTCTCGGGCGCGTCATATTCCACCGCTTCATGCTGCGTTTCCTTGTAGCGGTTGATGCTGAGGTCATACTTGTTGGTCACAATCTCGGACTTGGGCACGAAGAAGCTCTGTTCGGTGCGTTCCCGGCCTTGCTCCTCATCGCGGTGATGCCAGCGGTGAACGATGTCGGGAATGTCGTTCTCGACGGTGGGGTTCCGCCTGTCGTCCAGGCTGAAGCCGTCAGCCTTCATGTCGTAGAACCACACGCTATCCGTGCCGCCACGACCGGTCTTGGTGAAGATCATCAGCGCGGTTGACACGCCCGCGTAGGGTCGGAAGACTCCACTGGGCAGGCTGATGATGCCGTCAAGCTTGTGGTTTTCGACGATCTCTTCCCGAATCTGTTTGTGCGCCTTGCTGCTGCCGAACAGCACGCCGTCGGGGACGATCACAGCAGCCCGCCCACCGGTTTTGAGCAGGCGCAGGAACAGGGCCAGGAAGAGCAGTTCGGTTTTCTTTGTCTTGACGATGCTGGTGAGGTCTTTGGCGACGCTGTTCTCGTCCAGGCTGCCTTTGAAGGGTGGGTTGGCGAGGATCAGCGTGTAAAGCTCGCTGTCCTCACTGTGGTCACTGCTCAGGGAATCCTTGTTGCGGATGTCCGGGTTGGGGATGCCGTGCAGCAGCATGTTCATGGCGGCCACGCGCAGCATGGTGTGGTCGAAGTCGAAACCGTGGAAGGCGGCGTTCTCGAAGTGCTCCTTCAGCGCCGGGTCACTGTAGATCTCGTTCTCGTAGTGCTCGCGCAGGTATTCCTCGCTGCCCACCAGGAAACCGGCGGTGCCGCAGGCGGGGTCGCAGATGGTGTCCTGCGGGGTGGGGCGCATCAGGTCCACCATCATCTTGATGATGTGCCGGGGCGTGCGGAACTGTCCGTTCTGCCCGGCGGTGGCCAGCTTGCTCAGCAGGTACTCGTACAGGTCGCCCTTGGTGTCGCGGTCCTGCATGGGGATCTTGTCGAGGCCGTCCACCACACGGGCCAGCACGCCTGCCTTCTCGGGCGGCAGGGTGAAGCGGGCGTCGCGCATGTGCTTGGCGAAGGCGCTGTGCTCCCCACCGAGTTGCCGCATCCAGGGGAAGATGCGTTCCACGAGGATTTCGTACATCTTGGGTGCCGGGAAATGCTTGAAGTACTTCCAGCGGTATTCCAGCATGTCGTCCGTGAAGACGGGGTTCTGAATTTCCTCGCCGAGGCGCGTGGCGCGGGCCTCGCGGGCGGTGTGCGTTTCGTCCAGGCCTTTGAGGAACAGCAGGTAGGTGAGCTGCTCGACCACTTCCAGCGGGTTGCTGATGCCGCCCGCCCAGAATGCGTTCCAGACGGTATCTACTTTGCTTTTGACTTCACCGGTGATCATATGGTCCTCAGGGTAGTGCGTGTGCGTGGTGATCGGGGCGTAGGGTGCGGAGGGGTGAGTACGCATGACTGTTCTGGAAGACCTGACGCAGTACGACCTTGAGCGGTACCTGTTCGGCACGGTGCACCGGAAGTTCGTTCAGGACGAGCAGGTCACGACCTTCGACTTTTTCTGCATCGTCATCTGGAAATCGAACCGGGCGAAGTCGAGGGTGGCGGCACGCCTCATGAACAGAAACGCTGATCTTGACGCGGCGGTGCAGCAACTGATTGGTGACATTCGGGGCGCGGCGGATAACAGAGCGAAATTGAAGGTGCTTCTCCAGGACTGGCAGTTGCGGCTGCCGATGGCGACGGCCATTCTGACGGTCTTCTACCCGGATGACTTCACCATCTACGATTTCCGCGTCTGCGATCAGGTGGGGGATTTTGCCCGGCTGGGCGAGTACTCGAATGTTGACCGTACATGTGAAGGGTACGAGGCGTTCGTTGCTGCGGTGCACGCTGCTGTGCCCGGCGAATTGAGCCTGCGGGACAAGGATCGCGCGTTGTGGGGTCGCTCCTTCAGCGAGCAGTTGAGACTGGACATACGACGCTGGTCTACCAGTGGAGACGGAAGGGAAAGCTCCCGGGTACTGCATCAGGATGAGGCGGTGTCCCCTGTCAGGCTGCCTTCTTGAAACGCCTGCGGGAAGCGCTTGGCCAACTCCTGGAGAGTGTGGGGGTCAGTGAGTTTGCAGGCGATATAGGGGTTTGAGAAGAGTCCCTGCCCGAACAGGGCCTGCTCTCTGGGCAGGGTTTGTTGCCACTCCACGCCGACCAGCCACTCGGACAGGTCCGGGTCGTCGAAGTCATGTAGGGCGTCCGTCGCTTTGAAGGTCAATGTCTGCGCTTCCTGGTCAGTGCCATCGATCACGAATTTGAAGTCCTTGATGGGAACGGCGGAGGCCGTCACTGTGCCGACCCCGACGTATCCAACCTGCGGGATGTACGCGGCGACCCGGTGCCCCGGCTGAAGCCGCTGCAGCATGCGGCTGTACTTCCGGCCCTTGCCGGCGCTGATAAATCCGTATTTGACCGCGTCGTCCCAGTTGCGCCATTCCTGTTCTTTGAAGGTGACGTAGAAATCCTGCCCATTCCAGGGTTCTTTCTTGGCTTTCGTTGCGGGTGCTTCGGTAGTCACGTCGTCCGGGTCGATCAGCCACGACCGGACCAGGAACTCCTCCCCGGCAACCTGGAAATGCTTGAAGGACACCACGTTGATCGGCACACCGTACTCCACGAGGTACTGCACGATCCGCTCCGTGCCGGGGTCGATATCGGAGGCCACGATGGTGATCTGGTGATTCTCGTTCACGGTGTCCGGCAACGGCGCGTCGAAGGTGGCGGTGAAGTCATCCGTGAACTTTTTTCCTGGCTGGAGGCTGGCGTAAATCCCTTGAATGTCCTCCAGGCCAAGCTTTCTGACCCAGGCGGCGTAATCGAGGGCCTGCGCGACGACGTCCCGGGGAGTGACGCCTTTCTTGAGTTCGATGACGTGCAGGTGACCCTCGTCGTCCACGGCGAGGAGGTCAATGAATTTGTTGTTCTCGGTTCGTACCTGCCGCCCGATGAGCATGAGGCCAGAGTCGAGGATCTCCAGGTTCTGTTCCAACGCAGCTTGAAGTTTGCTTTCCAGGGCCAGGGGGATGAATGGAACCTTCTCGACGGACTGACTGATTTTCCAGATTGAGGTTTCGACAGGCATGGCGTCCTTACTGCGGGAGTGGGGCGAAGATGGCGTACGGCTCGACCAAGGGCGCGGCGTAGTCGAGATTGAAGTCGGGGAGTTGCTTGGTGAGGACTGAGGTTTCGTCCTCGAGCATGTCGGCCAGGGCCTGCATCAGGCCGGGATTGGCCGGCGCGTCTGGGCCTGCCTTGATGTCGTTGAGCAGTTGCAGCAGTTCCCAGTCACGCAGCCAGCGGGGTTCTGCGCTCATCAGCCGGCCGATGAAGGTCCTCCGAGCGCTCGGGCTGGTGGTGACCCGGTCGGCGACGCGGAACACGTAGAGGGGCGCGTTCAGTCCGGTCCAGTGCGTGAGGGCCACATTCGCTTGCAGCCCCCGGCTTTGCTGGAGCGCCGCGTCCACGACCTTGTGACCGACTCCGGCGACGTCCCCCCGGTCGCCGCCCCGGAAGAAGGCGAGGTTCTTGTACTCCCGCAGTACTCCGAGGCCCATCCACTGCTCGGGGGTCTTGAAGTGCATCAGGTCGCCTTCCTCGCGCAGGAGGCGGCTGTTGTGGCGCAGCGCCAGCCGGAAGAACGGCAGCAGGTCGGGCAGATCCACCCGGGGGATCAGGGAGCTCGTCTGCTGGTAGTCGAAGCTGGCGCTGTGTCCGATCAGGTCGCGCACCGTCTTGAGGACGTCCTGACCGCCGAACTGGGCGGTCTGCTGGTCGAACCAGTCGCCCAGGTTTGACCGGCCCACGCGCTGCCCCTCGCTGAACAGCCGGTCGAAGAGCCGCGGAGAGGTCATGCCCAGTACCAGTTGCAGCAG
Above is a window of Deinococcus sp. LM3 DNA encoding:
- a CDS encoding endonuclease NucS domain-containing protein encodes the protein MPVETSIWKISQSVEKVPFIPLALESKLQAALEQNLEILDSGLMLIGRQVRTENNKFIDLLAVDDEGHLHVIELKKGVTPRDVVAQALDYAAWVRKLGLEDIQGIYASLQPGKKFTDDFTATFDAPLPDTVNENHQITIVASDIDPGTERIVQYLVEYGVPINVVSFKHFQVAGEEFLVRSWLIDPDDVTTEAPATKAKKEPWNGQDFYVTFKEQEWRNWDDAVKYGFISAGKGRKYSRMLQRLQPGHRVAAYIPQVGYVGVGTVTASAVPIKDFKFVIDGTDQEAQTLTFKATDALHDFDDPDLSEWLVGVEWQQTLPREQALFGQGLFSNPYIACKLTDPHTLQELAKRFPQAFQEGSLTGDTASS
- a CDS encoding class I SAM-dependent DNA methyltransferase — its product is MITGEVKSKVDTVWNAFWAGGISNPLEVVEQLTYLLFLKGLDETHTAREARATRLGEEIQNPVFTDDMLEYRWKYFKHFPAPKMYEILVERIFPWMRQLGGEHSAFAKHMRDARFTLPPEKAGVLARVVDGLDKIPMQDRDTKGDLYEYLLSKLATAGQNGQFRTPRHIIKMMVDLMRPTPQDTICDPACGTAGFLVGSEEYLREHYENEIYSDPALKEHFENAAFHGFDFDHTMLRVAAMNMLLHGIPNPDIRNKDSLSSDHSEDSELYTLILANPPFKGSLDENSVAKDLTSIVKTKKTELLFLALFLRLLKTGGRAAVIVPDGVLFGSSKAHKQIREEIVENHKLDGIISLPSGVFRPYAGVSTALMIFTKTGRGGTDSVWFYDMKADGFSLDDRRNPTVENDIPDIVHRWHHRDEEQGRERTEQSFFVPKSEIVTNKYDLSINRYKETQHEAVEYDAPEKILDTLDELEIEIQAGLKRLREMLV